In Paenibacillus protaetiae, the genomic stretch TTGTCTTGTGCTGCCTGAGCAAGCAAAGCTGGTGAGGGCTTACGGCAAGAACAACGATCTTCATGTTGGTGTGGGCATATGTATACTTTATCAAAACCGAATGAGAGAAGTTCGTCCCGGAAGTCATTTATTGAAGCTTCACCACGTGAAATTCCAGGTTGATTGGTAAACGAATAAATGGATACGCCCGCATCCTTAAGTTTATCAATTGACTGTTTTGCAGAAGAAAATAATTTAAAAACACCTGGATAAACAACTTGATCAGAACCACCTATAGTCCCATCTCTATCAATAAAAACAGCTTGTATTTTATACGTTGTCATTTAATTGATCGCCACCATTGAGCAGTTATATTCAAGAAAACTCCCGCCCTTAATAATACCACATATTGGAACTATCCTGCCCGTTAGCTTAATGACTCGAACATTTCGGGGTCACGGATTTGTATAAAAGTTCTTGTCCTAATACAACTTTGTATAGAAGTTCTTTGTCTTGAGCAAATGACAAGAACTTCTATACATCAATTAAAAAAGCCGCAGTATATGCGACTTCCTTTGTATAGATGTTCTTGTCGTCCGACAGTTATTTTGGGGAAGTGATCTTTTGAAGCGATCTTTATTAGAGCTTTCAGCTGATTTGCGTCTGTGCTGCTTAAGTCGTTCCATTAACGGCGGCGGCGATTTGGATGGTGCCTTTAGACCGGTCGGCAAGAACAAGCTTGCCTTTATACGACTCCCCGCCGTTTGGTCTTTTGAAAGTAATCAAACTTGTCTCGCCTTTCTCCACCAGCGATTTTGCCATCGCTGCAGATATGGATTTGCCAAGCTGCTCTTTCCAAATGACAAACGTACAACCTGTCCGGAATGCACTGCAGCCATACCCACGTTTTCCTTCAATAATCGTTCCGCCGCATCCTTGTCGCGGGCAAGCCGCAATTCGCTTTGGCCCGGCTGTTTGCTCGGGTGCAGCTGCTGCTCGCTTGGAGCCAGCGCTCTTTGCAGCTGCTGCGCTGCAAGCTCCGGAACGGAACGATGCTGAACGTACGGACCCTGTTCCCTCTGCGGCACTTGTACCCGGGCTGGCTGTTGCTGCTCGCTGGGAGCCAGCGCCTGCAGCCGTTTGCTTCGCACCTGTTTTTCCGGTGCTTTTGCCGGTTGTGCCTGTCCGTTTTGCGCTACGTTTGCTTCCACGGGACTCCTCCTCAAACGTTCCCGGCATCGCAGGACGCTGAACGCGAACCTTCTCGACGATAAGCGAGGCAAATTGCTTCACCTGCTCCATAAAACGCTCATCGGATGCTTCGCCACGTGAAATTTGATGGAGACGCTGCTCCCATCTTCCCGTCATTGCCGGTGAAGCAAGCAGCTCGACGCCTGCCTCACGAATCAGCTCGATAGCTGCACAGCCTTTGGATGTAATCTCCAGCTTCTTGCCAGCTAAAGATATGTAGCCAACCTGCTTCAGCCGTTCGATCGTAGCCGCACGGGTAGCCGGCGTTCCAAGGCCGGTGTCTTTCATGGCTTCCCTCAGCTCGTCTTCTTCGACGCTTTTGCCTGCGCTCTCCATCGCTTTCAGCAGCGTGCCCTCCGTATAGGCTTTAGGCGGCTGCGTTGCCTTTTCCGTGTAGGACGCATCTTTGCACCATACCGGCTGCTCCGGCGTAACGCGCAGCGGGCCGGTCATTAACTCTTCTTCCTCATCAGGCTCCGCTTCGGCCTTTTTTCGTTTCCCTTTTGTCTTATCAGTGCTTCCTTCAGCCGTTTCCGGGTGAAGCACCACTTTCCAGCCTGGCTCCAGCAGTTCCTTCGCTTTGGTCCGAAACGTTTCATGATCTGCAACGGTTATAACCAAATGATTGTTATACCTGGCTGGCGGATAATAATGAGACAAAAACCGGCGGACAACCATATCGTAAATTTTTTGTTCCTCTTGGCTTAGTCCGGATGCGCGTTTGGGCGTCGGCAATATCGCATGGTGATCCTCAACCTTGGACGGGTTGCATACCGCCTTATTGCCTTTATGGACACGGCTGCGGTCGGCCCCCGCCGCCAGCTCGCTATAGGGCTGTGTCCCTTGCAAAGTGTTCAGTACCTTGCCCATGACGGGAATATTCTCTTCCGTCACATAGTTGGAGTTCGTTCGCGGGTACGTGATGACTTTATGTTTTTCATACAGCGCCTGCGCAATATCTAATGTTTTTTTCGCTGAAAAACCAAACCGGGCATTCGCTTCGCGCTGCAGCAACGTCAAGTCATACAGCCGGAACGGATACTCTTTGCTCTCCGTCACTTCATATTGCGTAATTTGCCCTTGTTTGCCATTCACCTTCTGGGCCAGCGCTTCCGCTTTTGCCGGGTCCGTCAGCCGCTCTCCTTGCCATAAACCGCTATATATGCAGCCCTCCTGCTCAAAAACGGCTCGCACGACATAATACGTCTCCGATTGAAAAGCTTTAATCTCCTGATGCCGGTCATACAGCAGCGCAAGAACCGGAGTTTGCACTCTGCCAACCGATAATAACGCTTTGTGCCGTATCGTAAACGCACGCGAAGCATTCATGCCGATCAGCCAATCCGCTTCACTGCGTGCCTTCGCCGCTTTCGTAAGCGGGGTATAACTATCATCGCTGCGCAGCGCGTCAAACCCTTTGCGGATTGTCTCGGCTGTCAAATCGGATATCCACAACCGGTCGGTCGGCTGGCGGAGCTTTAAATATTGCCGGATATAATGAAAAATAAGCTGGCCTTCACGCCCGGCATCACATGCATTAATTAACCGGTTGCAGCGTTTTGCCAGCTCCCCTATCGTCTTCAGCTGGTCTTTCGTGCGGGCATTCGGCCACAGCTTGAAAGCGCCAGGTATAATAGGCAAATCCTGATCATTCCATTTTTTATAACGAGGATCGTATTGATCAGGCTCCGCTAGTGTTACCAAATGACCGATTGCCCAGCTTATAATATAACGCTCGCCTTCCAAATAGGTGCGCCGATTGACCGCTTTAGGTTCTACAACGGCCGCAATCGTGCGCCCCATGTCCGGCTTTTCTGCAATAATTAACGTCTTCAATTCATCGCCTCGCTAATGGGGCGTTTCTACTTCCTGCTTCAACGCCGCAAATATCGTTCGTACTCCTTTCGACCAGTTCGGATCTTCCGCATATTCGCGGTTAATCCAAGCGAACGGGTCGACGCCTTCCGGGCGTCCTTTGCTTAACCGGACAATCGTGCGTGAGGCAATCTCCGCCGAATCGGTAATATTCGTATTGTATTCCTTCCAGCTATGGAACACATTAAACGGGTTATTGGCAATTTGCTCCGCTTGTTTATGAGTAGCGGGAACAAAACCTTGCTCCTGCCCCGTTATCGCAAATAATAATAAAGGATGAATATCGAATTGCTTCGATACTGCAATAATGGCCGATAAATAAGGCTCTTGTGCTAGAAGAGAGGAACGCTTCGCCAAATAATCCGCCAAGCGCTGCTTATCGACATCTGTATACCGCAGCTCCTGCGGCAAACCGTCTTGTGCGTCAGCCTGCTTGAACTTGTCCAGCGTAACCGGAGGCTGCAGCTTCTCATGGGAAGGCAGCGTTAACGACCAGCCGTAAAAAAGCGAAGCCGCTATTAACAGCAAACAGATGAATCCGTACAAATAAGGGCGAAGTTTCGATGGCGAGCCGGTTTCCTCAGCAAGCGGCGGCACAAGCGACAAACCCGGCAGCGGAATGACATTGGCCTGGGCTGGCAGTTTCACTGCTTCCTCGTCCGCTGCCAGCGGAACAGCCCCTTCTTGCTCCAGCAACAGCTTAAGTTCCGGCCAGCATTGCTGAAAAGTCTGCTCTTCCTCTCTCATCTCCTGCTTATGCATCTGTTCCACAGCCGCGACAAAACAAGGCTTGTCCGCAGCGAGCTGCACTTTGCTAAGCACCCATTCCTGGAAGGGCGCCATGATTGGGCTGCTTTTCCAGTCCAGTTTTAGGCAAACCTGTAATATATGCTCCGAGCGGACCGGGCGCTGCTGCTCCAGCACGACGTTCCGGATCAATTCAGCCGTTATGCGCTTTTTCGTTGCTTCTTCAAAAGAAGGGAGCTGCCTATGAATAATGCGTGCAACCGCATCTGCGACGATTTCCGCCTTCTTCTCCTGCGGCATGGCGGCATATTTCATCTGTACGTAACTGCGTATGTTACGGACATCTGCAGGCGACAAAACATAAGCGTCTTGGGCTTCGGCAGGCATGACGAAATCGCTCCTTTGCGTCATCTCTAACCGATTTTACCACAAGTTTCCTTAGGTTGGGGAGGGCAAATTCTGAATCTCCCGCTGCACATCTTCCCTGTAAATATAGGCTGCAATTTGCTCTTTTTCACTGACCGTAAACTGGTATTCACAATCGCAGCCGATATCCTGAGGTACGATTTGCGCAATATCGCCATGGACCGTGCATATGACAAGCGCCGTAAAATCAATAAGATCATCCGGGGCAGGAGTGGCGGGAGACAATGCAAACCGCAGCTCAACGTCCACCAGCTGTTCATTACGCCGTTCTAAAGAAGCGTAAAACGCTTCGAATTTCAGCTCTGTGATACGGTCTAATCCGTATTTAATCATATCCATACTCCTTGTATAAGTTCTCATCTAACCCATGGTAAAAAAACTTATCCTATACCAGCAGACAAGCCGAAAAAAAGCGCCCGAAGGCGCTTCTTCCTAATACATTATTATATTGGATTTTCACCGCTTAAGGAAGCATCGAAGATCCCATCAAATATTTGTCGACTTCACGTGCAGCCTCGCGGCCTTCATTAATCGCCCATACTACAAGGCTTTGGCCGCGGCGCATATCGCCTGCTGCAAATACTTTGTCCACGTTTGTTGTATATTGGCCGTATCTCGCTTTTACGTTCGAGCGGCGGTCCTGCTCCAGTCCAAGCTGATTGATCAGCGTGTTCTCAGGGCCTTCGAAACCTACAGCGATAAACACCAGATCCGCCGGCCATACTTTTTCCGTGCCTGGAATTTCTCTGTATACTTTACGCCCGTTCTCATCAACGGTACGTTCGATTTGCACTGTATGAAGCTCTTTTACATTGCCGTTGCCGTCACTGACAAATTTCTTCGTCAATACGGAAAACGCACGAGGATCTTCGCCAAACAGCGCTTTTGCTTCTTCATGCGCATAATCGAGCGTATATACGTTCGGGAATTGCGGCCACGGGTTGTTGATCGAATCGCGCGTCAGCGGCGCTTTAGGATGCGTACCGAATTGCGTTACCGATTTGCAGCCGTGGCGAAGCGCTGTTGCGACGCAGTCCGTACCGGTGTCGCCGCCGCCAATAACGATAACGTCTTTGCCTTTAGCCGAAATATAGTTGCCGTCCTCCAGATTGGAGTCCAGATAGCTTTTAATCGTACCGTTCAAATAATCCATCGCCATATGAACGCCGTTCAGCTCGCGTCCTTCGATCTCGACGTCACGAGCTTTGGTCGCTCCGCCGCACAATACAACCGCGTCAAACGTATTCAGCAGTTCTGCCGCCGGAATATCTTTGCCGATTTCTGTATTGGTCACGAATTCAATGCCTTCTGCTGCAAGCAGATCAACGCGGCGCTGTACAACCGCCTTGTCCAGCTTCATCGTTGGAATACCGTACGTAAGCAATCCGCCAATCCGGTCAGCGCGTTCATATACGGTCACCAGATGGCCTGCTTTATTGAGCTGGGCTGCAGTTGCAAGGCCGGCAGGGCCGGAACCGACAACGGCAACACGTTTGCCCGTGCGCATTTTAGGCGGCTGAGGGACAACCCAACCTTCGTCAAAACCGCGGTCAATGATCGCTTGTTCGATTGTCTTAATCGTTACCGAATCGCCGATCAGACCAACCGTACAAGAACCTTCACAAGGCGCTGGACATACGCGGCCGGTAAATTCAGGGAAATTGTTCGTTTTGTGCAGACGGTCAAGCGCTTCTTTCCAAAGACCACGATAAACCAAATTATTCCATTCCGGAATCAGATTGTTAATCGGACAGCCGGAAACCGTACCGGCAAGTTCCATGCCCGTATGGCAATAAGGGGTTCCGCAGTCCATGCAGCGAGCGCCTTGCGTAGCAAGCTGATCGTCTGAAAGATGCTTATGGAATTCTCCCCAATCTTTAATCCGTTCAACGGGATCTCGATCAGCCGGAATCTCTCGTTGGTATTTCATAAATCCAGTTGGTGTAGACATCAGCGTATTTCCTCCATCCGTTTTCCCGCAAACCATATACGAAAATTGTTTTTTATAAAATCATATCTGGAACCGCATAAATATACAACTTAATTCGCTAAGAAAAGTTAAAATATTTGGCGAAAACAATCAAAAAAGCTTTTAAAATATGCTATCATTCCGTTTCAGGTTCGTTAATGGATTATCCGGATAATCATTTGCACTAACCTACATATTGTTCGTATTTTTCAGAAAGTTTCCGTATATCCCTATTATAAACGGATATAGGTTTGAAAGAAATAAACATATGGATTTTTTTCGTCCTGGATGCCTTGCTCGCTGCCGGCGAGCTTCCATTCACTGCTTTTTACCTCCGGGAAAAAAGCATCCGCCCGCTCTACCGCGGTTGCAATCTCGGTTAGCAGAAGTTTGTCTGCATACGGCATAAACAGCTCATAGATTTCCGCCCCGCCGATGACCATCCATTCCTCGTCGGCATGCATGAGCTGGAGCGCTTGTTCTATGCTGCTTACCGTTTCCGCCCCTTCGTACACTACGCCATCCTGCCGGGTCAAAATAACATTTCTCCGGTTGCGAAGCGGCTTACTTCCGAACGATTCAAACGTCTTGCGCCCCATTAATACCGGTTTTCCCGTCGTCATCCGCACAAAATACGCCATATCGGCAGGAAGCCGCCACGGAAGCCCGTTTTCGACGCCGATTGCGTTATGCTGGTCGATGGCTGCAATCATCGTTATAGACACTGCACATCCTCCTTTGCCTACTACTGAGCTAAGTATTAAACGGCCACAGGCGCTTTAATAGACGGATGCGGATCATAATGCTCTACGGCAATATCAGAAACTTCAAAATCAAACACCGACTTGATGTCCTGATTCAATTTCAGCACCGGCAAATTACGCGGTTCGCGTGTTAGCTGCAGCTCGATTTGCTCCAAATGATTCGTGTAAATATGAGCATCCCCAAGCGTATGGACAAAATCCCCCGCCTCAAGTCCGCATTCATGCGCAATTAAATGCGTTAATAACGCATAGCTTGCAATATTAAACGGAACGCCAAGGAAAATATCCCCGCTGCGCTGATATAACTGGCATGACAGCTTGCCTTCGCTCACATAAAACTGGAACATCGTGTGGCATGGCGGCAACGCCATATTGGTAGGCACATCCTCCGGATTCCAGGCGGATACGATTAGCCGGCGAGAATCCGGATTTGTTTTGATCGCATGGATGACATCCCGAAGCTGGTCGATCGAATCGCCGCGGGTTGTACGCCATTCCCGCCATTGCTTGCCGTATACATTGCCCAGCTCGCCATATTTCGCGGCAAAAGCGTCATCGTGAAGCACAAGCTGTTTGAAACGCTCCATCTGCTCTTCATAATGGGCGCGGAACAGCTCGTCCGTCTGCGAACGCAGGCCAAAATCGCTCATGTCCGGGCCATCGTAATCCGGACTTTCCACCCAGCTTTTAAACGCCCATTCGTTCCAAATATTATTGTTGTGCTGCAGCAAATAACGAATATTCGTATCGCCTTTAATAAACCATAACAACTCGCTGACGATCAGCTTAAAAGGCACTCGTTTTGTGGTGAGAAGCGGAAAACCTTCGTTTAAACGAAACCGCATTTGCCGGCCAAACACCGAAACCGTTCCTGTGCCTGTCCGGTCCTCTTTGCGAACGCCGTTCGCCAGCACATCTTTAAGCAGGTTCATGTATTCCCATTCACTGGTTTGAACAGCCATGTTGTACGGTTCCCCCTTTTGTATCTGTTCTTCATCATTTATGGCCAAGTCTTTTTATTTTATCATTTATAAGTCAATCTGTCTGTCCTGTTTTCGCTTTTGCCGCAGCTCATAGCGGGCGCCTGCCGTCTGGAACAGATGCTTCTCCAATTCCGATTCCGGGATAACGGGCGGTACAGCCGACGGTTTACCGTCCTGCATAGCCACAAAAGTAAAAAAACCGGTCACCGTTCTTTTTCGCTCGCCGGTTTGCACATTTTCAGCCATAACCGATACAAACACTTCCATTGAAGTGCGGTGGGTCCACGTCACGAACGCTTCAGCTTCTATTGCCTCACCAACTTGGATCGGTGCAAGAAAGTCAAGCGAATCGGTTGAAGCGGTAACGACTTGCATCCGGGCATGGCGAAGTGCCGCGATGGCAGCTGTCTTATCCATAATTTCCATCAGCTTGCCGCCAAACATCGTTTCATTGTGATTGGCATCCACCGGAAAAATAATTTGTGTTGTAACCGTACGCGAGTCCTTTGCCGGCTTTCCCGCAACCTGCATCTTTAAATGCCTCCTTATTATCGCAAGACATGTCTGTTGTTTCCGCTTATGGAATAACTTATTCGCCCGGACAAAAGAAGTGCAGCTGTTTCGGTGCAGAACCGGCCCGGCTTGGCTGAACGTAAGCAGGCTGAAAACGCAAAAATGCCGTGCAGCATAGACTGCACGGCATTTTTTACAAACCGGTGTACGTATCTTATTTCGATACCGTGTGGATCGGGTGTCCAAGCGCTACTTCCGCAGCGTCCAGAACGATTTCCCCAAGCGTTGGATGCGCATGGATCGTCAGGGCGATATCTTCAAGCGTTGCGCCCATTTCGATGGCCAGGCCAAGCTCGGCAATCATGTTGGAAGCTTCGTTGCCGATAATTTGCGCGCCAAGCACAAGGCCGCTGTCTTTATCGGAAACCAGCTTCACGAAACCTTCCGTTGCATTAAGCGACAAGGCGCGGCCGTTAATTGCAAATGGGAATTTGCCCACTTTAACGTTGTGGCCTTTGTCTTTTGCTTCTTTTTCCGTATAGCCGACGCTAGCGCATTCCGGATCGGAGAAACATACCGCAGGGATACATTTGTAATCCACAACGCTTGGATGTCCGGCAATCGCTTCAGCCGCAACGCGGCCTTCGTACATCGCTTTATGAGCGAGAGCAGGTCCAGCAATAACGTCGCCGATAGCATAAATATGCGGGTTGCTTGTGCGGGTTTGGCTGTCAACCTCGATCAGACCGCGGTCGGACACTTTTACGCCGGCAAGATCAAGACCAAGCTCGCCA encodes the following:
- a CDS encoding dihydrofolate reductase, whose protein sequence is MSITMIAAIDQHNAIGVENGLPWRLPADMAYFVRMTTGKPVLMGRKTFESFGSKPLRNRRNVILTRQDGVVYEGAETVSSIEQALQLMHADEEWMVIGGAEIYELFMPYADKLLLTEIATAVERADAFFPEVKSSEWKLAGSEQGIQDEKNPYVYFFQTYIRL
- a CDS encoding acyl-CoA thioesterase; its protein translation is MQVAGKPAKDSRTVTTQIIFPVDANHNETMFGGKLMEIMDKTAAIAALRHARMQVVTASTDSLDFLAPIQVGEAIEAEAFVTWTHRTSMEVFVSVMAENVQTGERKRTVTGFFTFVAMQDGKPSAVPPVIPESELEKHLFQTAGARYELRQKRKQDRQIDL
- a CDS encoding thymidylate synthase; amino-acid sequence: MAVQTSEWEYMNLLKDVLANGVRKEDRTGTGTVSVFGRQMRFRLNEGFPLLTTKRVPFKLIVSELLWFIKGDTNIRYLLQHNNNIWNEWAFKSWVESPDYDGPDMSDFGLRSQTDELFRAHYEEQMERFKQLVLHDDAFAAKYGELGNVYGKQWREWRTTRGDSIDQLRDVIHAIKTNPDSRRLIVSAWNPEDVPTNMALPPCHTMFQFYVSEGKLSCQLYQRSGDIFLGVPFNIASYALLTHLIAHECGLEAGDFVHTLGDAHIYTNHLEQIELQLTREPRNLPVLKLNQDIKSVFDFEVSDIAVEHYDPHPSIKAPVAV
- a CDS encoding glutamate synthase subunit beta, translated to MSTPTGFMKYQREIPADRDPVERIKDWGEFHKHLSDDQLATQGARCMDCGTPYCHTGMELAGTVSGCPINNLIPEWNNLVYRGLWKEALDRLHKTNNFPEFTGRVCPAPCEGSCTVGLIGDSVTIKTIEQAIIDRGFDEGWVVPQPPKMRTGKRVAVVGSGPAGLATAAQLNKAGHLVTVYERADRIGGLLTYGIPTMKLDKAVVQRRVDLLAAEGIEFVTNTEIGKDIPAAELLNTFDAVVLCGGATKARDVEIEGRELNGVHMAMDYLNGTIKSYLDSNLEDGNYISAKGKDVIVIGGGDTGTDCVATALRHGCKSVTQFGTHPKAPLTRDSINNPWPQFPNVYTLDYAHEEAKALFGEDPRAFSVLTKKFVSDGNGNVKELHTVQIERTVDENGRKVYREIPGTEKVWPADLVFIAVGFEGPENTLINQLGLEQDRRSNVKARYGQYTTNVDKVFAAGDMRRGQSLVVWAINEGREAAREVDKYLMGSSMLP
- a CDS encoding glucosaminidase domain-containing protein, which codes for MPAEAQDAYVLSPADVRNIRSYVQMKYAAMPQEKKAEIVADAVARIIHRQLPSFEEATKKRITAELIRNVVLEQQRPVRSEHILQVCLKLDWKSSPIMAPFQEWVLSKVQLAADKPCFVAAVEQMHKQEMREEEQTFQQCWPELKLLLEQEGAVPLAADEEAVKLPAQANVIPLPGLSLVPPLAEETGSPSKLRPYLYGFICLLLIAASLFYGWSLTLPSHEKLQPPVTLDKFKQADAQDGLPQELRYTDVDKQRLADYLAKRSSLLAQEPYLSAIIAVSKQFDIHPLLLFAITGQEQGFVPATHKQAEQIANNPFNVFHSWKEYNTNITDSAEIASRTIVRLSKGRPEGVDPFAWINREYAEDPNWSKGVRTIFAALKQEVETPH
- a CDS encoding HAD-IIIA family hydrolase, whose translation is MTTYKIQAVFIDRDGTIGGSDQVVYPGVFKLFSSAKQSIDKLKDAGVSIYSFTNQPGISRGEASINDFRDELLSFGFDKVYICPHQHEDRCSCRKPSPALLAQAAQDNDLDLKNCAVIGDRWTDMIAAKRAGCTKVLVKTGSGEKDLAKYLNNQFFDEWLEAAPDHIAEDLLDAVKWLLK
- a CDS encoding type IA DNA topoisomerase, whose protein sequence is MKTLIIAEKPDMGRTIAAVVEPKAVNRRTYLEGERYIISWAIGHLVTLAEPDQYDPRYKKWNDQDLPIIPGAFKLWPNARTKDQLKTIGELAKRCNRLINACDAGREGQLIFHYIRQYLKLRQPTDRLWISDLTAETIRKGFDALRSDDSYTPLTKAAKARSEADWLIGMNASRAFTIRHKALLSVGRVQTPVLALLYDRHQEIKAFQSETYYVVRAVFEQEGCIYSGLWQGERLTDPAKAEALAQKVNGKQGQITQYEVTESKEYPFRLYDLTLLQREANARFGFSAKKTLDIAQALYEKHKVITYPRTNSNYVTEENIPVMGKVLNTLQGTQPYSELAAGADRSRVHKGNKAVCNPSKVEDHHAILPTPKRASGLSQEEQKIYDMVVRRFLSHYYPPARYNNHLVITVADHETFRTKAKELLEPGWKVVLHPETAEGSTDKTKGKRKKAEAEPDEEEELMTGPLRVTPEQPVWCKDASYTEKATQPPKAYTEGTLLKAMESAGKSVEEDELREAMKDTGLGTPATRAATIERLKQVGYISLAGKKLEITSKGCAAIELIREAGVELLASPAMTGRWEQRLHQISRGEASDERFMEQVKQFASLIVEKVRVQRPAMPGTFEEESRGSKRSAKRTGTTGKSTGKTGAKQTAAGAGSQRAATASPGTSAAEGTGSVRSASFRSGACSAAAAKSAGSKRAAAAPEQTAGPKRIAACPRQGCGGTIIEGKRGYGCSAFRTGCTFVIWKEQLGKSISAAMAKSLVEKGETSLITFKRPNGGESYKGKLVLADRSKGTIQIAAAVNGTT